One genomic region from Gemmatimonadota bacterium encodes:
- the obgE gene encoding GTPase ObgE has translation MFIDKVTVRAIAGTGGSGCQSFRRESLVPMGGPDGGDGGRGGDVIVRGDSNLATLLDYTYRDEWAAERGQHGMGSNMTGKSGKDIYMPVPPGTIVRDAVTGEILADVLADGEEFIVAKGGRGGKGNAFFVTATHQSPREWQPGEDGQERTLELELKLIADVGLVGQPNAGKSTLLSVISAARPKIADYPFTTLQPNLGVVQLSDHRTFVVADIPGIIEGAAEGRGLGLQFLRHIERTRILAMIIPIDAMDWQAEYDQLRVEVAKYSPELARKPHCVVFTKLDLFGEQYVPPIEAPGAFAVLSISAANREGLSPLLAAWWSELLRLKVEEAKPSEAVAPLP, from the coding sequence ATGTTCATAGACAAGGTGACGGTCCGCGCGATAGCGGGCACGGGTGGTTCCGGATGCCAGTCGTTCCGGCGCGAGAGTCTCGTACCGATGGGTGGTCCCGACGGAGGTGATGGCGGACGGGGCGGCGACGTGATCGTCCGTGGTGACTCCAACCTCGCCACACTGCTCGACTACACGTATCGCGACGAGTGGGCCGCCGAGCGTGGCCAGCATGGCATGGGTTCCAACATGACGGGGAAGAGCGGCAAGGACATCTACATGCCCGTACCGCCTGGCACCATCGTGCGCGACGCGGTAACCGGCGAGATTCTCGCCGACGTGCTGGCCGACGGCGAGGAATTCATCGTGGCAAAGGGCGGCCGCGGTGGAAAGGGCAACGCGTTCTTCGTCACCGCTACTCACCAGTCACCGCGCGAGTGGCAGCCAGGCGAGGACGGTCAGGAGCGCACGCTCGAGCTCGAGCTCAAGCTCATCGCCGACGTCGGACTCGTCGGACAGCCGAACGCCGGTAAATCCACGCTGCTGTCGGTGATCTCCGCTGCGCGCCCCAAGATCGCGGATTATCCCTTCACGACGCTTCAACCGAATCTTGGCGTGGTGCAGCTTTCCGATCACCGCACATTCGTCGTCGCCGACATTCCCGGCATCATCGAAGGAGCGGCAGAGGGACGGGGACTCGGCCTTCAGTTTCTGCGTCACATCGAGCGTACGAGAATCCTTGCGATGATCATTCCGATCGATGCAATGGACTGGCAGGCTGAGTACGATCAGCTGCGTGTGGAAGTGGCGAAATACAGTCCGGAGCTCGCGCGCAAGCCGCATTGCGTCGTGTTCACCAAGCTGGATCTCTTCGGCGAACAGTACGTTCCGCCCATCGAGGCACCCGGTGCGTTCGCAGTTCTATCGATCAGCGCAGCCAACCGCGAAGGTCTGTCGCCGCTGCTCGCCGCGTGGTGGAGTGAGCTGCTCCGTCTCAAGGTGGAAGAGGCAAAACCCAGCGAGGCTGTGGCGCCGCTTCCGTGA
- the rpsU gene encoding 30S ribosomal protein S21 → MSEVIIQEDENFERALKRFKKKVEKAGILADLRKHRHYEKPSERRKRKMNAATRKNRRHRAM, encoded by the coding sequence TTGTCAGAAGTCATCATTCAGGAAGACGAGAATTTTGAGCGCGCGCTCAAACGCTTCAAGAAGAAGGTCGAGAAGGCGGGGATCCTCGCGGATCTGCGCAAGCATCGCCACTACGAGAAGCCGAGCGAACGTCGCAAGCGCAAGATGAATGCGGCGACGCGCAAGAATCGCCGTCATCGCGCGATGTAA
- the hrcA gene encoding heat-inducible transcriptional repressor HrcA: protein MALAELTDRERMVLEAVIQTYVATAQPAGSRQLARRFNFGVSPATIRNTMSDLEEKGYLFHPHTSAGRVPTDVAYRVYVDSILPAHKFTTAERDSLALQISSGGSAVENILRRAAQSLGIITQELGVALGPRFDASVLNRIELVRLASDRLLVVLSVQGGGVRTIYVDARGQIADEAITEVSRVLNERLGGLTLREVRNSLSQRLRDTTVGAAELINVFLEEGEHIFDEVFDSANDVMLGAASVLAEQPEFASADSMRRLVALTETRHYLAEVLRKRSESSGVSITIGNEHDDPALENFTLVTAQYHVGALNGVIGVIGPTRMPYDKVISLVTHTSQLVTDLLD from the coding sequence ATGGCACTTGCCGAACTGACCGACCGAGAGCGTATGGTGCTCGAGGCCGTAATCCAGACGTATGTAGCAACCGCCCAGCCCGCTGGGTCGCGTCAGCTTGCCCGTCGGTTCAATTTCGGTGTGTCACCCGCGACGATCCGCAACACCATGAGCGACCTGGAAGAGAAGGGCTACCTCTTCCACCCTCATACGTCGGCCGGCAGAGTTCCCACGGACGTCGCGTATCGCGTCTACGTGGACTCGATCCTTCCCGCGCACAAGTTCACGACAGCAGAGCGCGACAGCCTTGCGCTGCAGATATCGAGTGGCGGGTCGGCGGTGGAGAACATCCTCCGTCGCGCCGCGCAGAGTCTCGGCATCATCACGCAGGAGCTTGGTGTCGCGCTGGGGCCGCGCTTCGATGCGAGCGTTCTGAACCGCATCGAGCTGGTGCGGCTCGCATCCGACCGACTCCTCGTAGTGTTGTCGGTACAGGGTGGTGGCGTTCGCACCATCTACGTCGATGCGCGAGGCCAGATTGCCGACGAAGCGATCACCGAAGTCTCGCGCGTGCTCAACGAGCGGCTTGGCGGACTCACACTGCGTGAGGTACGCAACTCGCTGTCGCAGCGCCTCCGCGATACGACTGTCGGAGCGGCCGAGCTGATCAACGTATTCCTGGAAGAAGGCGAGCACATATTCGACGAGGTATTCGATTCGGCGAACGATGTAATGCTGGGTGCGGCCTCCGTGCTCGCCGAGCAGCCGGAATTTGCCAGCGCGGACAGCATGCGAAGGCTCGTCGCCCTGACTGAAACGAGGCACTATCTGGCCGAGGTGCTGCGCAAGCGCAGCGAATCATCCGGCGTGAGCATTACTATTGGCAACGAGCATGACGATCCCGCGCTGGAGAACTTCACGCTCGTCACGGCGCAGTATCACGTTGGTGCGTTGAACGGCGTCATCGGCGTCATCGGACCGACGCGGATGCCTTACGACAAGGTTATTTCGCTCGTGACTCACACATCCCAGCTCGTCACCGACCTGCTGGACTGA
- a CDS encoding histidine triad nucleotide-binding protein, with protein sequence MADDSANCVFCKIVRGEIPATMVAENEAAIAFRDLDAKAPVHVLVVPRKHIVSLAHSTDPATLGEVLALAGDVARQEGLDGGYRVVINTGPDAGQTVHHLHAHVLGGRNMAWPPG encoded by the coding sequence ATGGCGGACGACTCCGCAAATTGTGTTTTCTGCAAGATCGTCCGCGGGGAGATTCCGGCTACCATGGTCGCCGAGAACGAGGCGGCGATTGCCTTCCGCGACCTGGACGCGAAGGCGCCCGTGCACGTGCTGGTGGTCCCGCGGAAGCACATAGTCTCGCTTGCACATTCGACCGATCCGGCCACTCTGGGCGAGGTTCTGGCGTTGGCTGGGGACGTGGCGCGGCAGGAGGGGCTGGATGGCGGGTATCGGGTGGTCATCAATACCGGGCCGGACGCCGGCCAGACCGTCCATCACCTCCATGCCCACGTTCTGGGTGGCCGAAACATGGCGTGGCCGCCGGGCTGA
- the hemW gene encoding radical SAM family heme chaperone HemW: MLGRRSDRAQMTVDPVRHLYIHVPFCARRCSYCDFSIAVRSSVPVATYVESIALEIARHDTRRWDLDTIYLGGGTPSRLDAGVASVVKIVRENASVAADAEITVEANPDDVTPANAAAWIDAGVNRVSLGAQSFDPSALEWMHRTHSVEQIVGAIGTLRTAGITNVSLDLIFALPESIPRDWGADLERALELEPEHVSLYGLTIEPRTPLGRWRARGQVVEAPEERYEADFMMAHERLDAAGFEHYEVSNFGRPGRRSRHNSSYWTGEPYAALGPSAHSFDGDARSWNVAAYADWERRLRSGESVVAERELLTRENRLSERVYLGLRTIDGLPATDAEIDVARPWVEAGWAEITNRTIVLTATGFLRLDAIAASLTLAGSR, translated from the coding sequence ATGCTCGGCCGGCGGAGTGATCGCGCGCAGATGACGGTGGATCCGGTGCGCCACCTCTACATCCACGTTCCATTCTGCGCGCGGCGCTGCTCGTACTGTGATTTCTCCATCGCTGTGCGCAGCTCGGTGCCGGTCGCAACTTACGTGGAATCGATCGCGCTCGAGATCGCGCGACACGACACGCGCCGCTGGGATCTCGACACGATCTATCTTGGGGGCGGGACTCCGTCGCGGCTCGATGCTGGCGTGGCTTCCGTTGTGAAGATCGTCCGCGAAAATGCATCGGTCGCCGCCGACGCGGAGATAACGGTCGAGGCAAACCCGGACGACGTCACGCCCGCGAACGCAGCTGCATGGATCGATGCCGGAGTCAACCGTGTGTCGCTTGGCGCTCAATCGTTCGACCCGTCGGCTCTCGAATGGATGCACCGCACGCATTCGGTTGAGCAGATCGTCGGCGCGATCGGGACTCTGCGTACGGCCGGAATCACCAACGTCTCGCTCGATCTCATTTTCGCGCTCCCCGAATCGATCCCGCGCGACTGGGGTGCTGATCTCGAGCGCGCGCTGGAACTCGAGCCCGAGCACGTCTCCCTGTACGGCCTCACCATCGAGCCGCGCACGCCGCTCGGCCGTTGGCGTGCCCGCGGCCAGGTAGTCGAGGCGCCGGAAGAGCGCTACGAGGCCGATTTCATGATGGCACACGAAAGACTCGACGCCGCGGGATTCGAGCACTACGAAGTCTCCAATTTCGGACGGCCCGGACGGCGTTCGAGACATAACTCGTCCTACTGGACCGGCGAACCGTACGCCGCGCTCGGACCATCCGCGCACTCGTTCGACGGAGATGCCCGTAGCTGGAACGTGGCGGCGTATGCAGATTGGGAGAGGCGCCTGCGCTCCGGCGAGAGCGTTGTCGCCGAGCGGGAATTGCTCACCCGGGAGAACCGGCTGTCCGAGCGGGTGTATCTAGGGCTACGTACGATTGACGGTCTTCCTGCGACGGATGCGGAAATCGACGTCGCTCGTCCTTGGGTCGAAGCGGGATGGGCCGAGATCACTAACCGAACGATCGTTCTAACAGCGACTGGCTTTCTTCGCCTGGATGCTATCGCAGCGTCCTTGACACTCGCCGGAAGTCGTTGA
- the dprA gene encoding DNA-processing protein DprA, which yields MSLRHTFTVARPHDDEWPAELATVPSPPKSLHYTGDIAVLAQPCVAIVGSRHPTAYGERVARDLSRALASAGACIVSGMAFGVDAIAHRAALECGGTTAAVLGAGIDTVYPRSHIALYDEIAQHGVVLSEFGAGVGTFQGCFPRRNRVIAGLCRLTIVVEAGAKSGSLITAGYAGDFGRNVAAVPGPIDSPQSAGTNQLLRDGAQVIASIDDALALAALTAQANARVPVSLGADEATVWDAVAQHAAASADEIITHTGWPASRCLAALTQLEIQGLLECSAGGVIARR from the coding sequence GTGAGTCTGCGACACACATTCACCGTCGCGCGCCCGCATGATGACGAATGGCCGGCGGAGCTCGCGACCGTTCCCTCGCCTCCAAAATCGCTGCACTACACGGGCGACATCGCCGTGCTCGCTCAACCATGCGTCGCGATAGTCGGTAGCCGTCACCCGACTGCATACGGCGAGCGTGTGGCGCGCGATCTGTCGCGCGCACTCGCGTCCGCAGGTGCGTGCATCGTGAGCGGCATGGCCTTCGGCGTCGATGCGATCGCCCACCGCGCGGCGCTTGAGTGTGGCGGAACGACCGCCGCCGTGCTCGGCGCTGGAATCGACACGGTATACCCGCGCTCGCACATTGCGCTGTACGACGAGATTGCGCAACACGGGGTCGTGCTGTCGGAATTCGGCGCCGGCGTCGGAACCTTCCAGGGATGTTTCCCGCGCCGCAATCGTGTCATTGCCGGCCTCTGCCGTCTGACGATCGTCGTCGAAGCTGGCGCAAAAAGCGGATCGCTGATTACCGCGGGATACGCCGGAGATTTTGGCCGCAACGTCGCAGCCGTACCGGGACCGATCGACTCGCCACAGAGCGCAGGCACCAATCAGCTGCTGCGCGACGGCGCCCAGGTCATCGCCAGCATCGACGATGCGCTCGCGCTGGCGGCTCTGACCGCGCAAGCGAATGCACGCGTGCCGGTCTCGCTCGGCGCCGACGAAGCGACTGTGTGGGACGCCGTCGCCCAGCACGCGGCTGCCAGCGCCGACGAGATCATCACGCACACGGGCTGGCCCGCAAGCCGTTGCCTCGCCGCGCTCACGCAACTCGAAATTCAGGGACTTCTGGAATGCTCGGCCGGCGGAGTGATCGCGCGCAGATGA
- a CDS encoding RsmE family RNA methyltransferase, with translation MTDSDRAAFYSEDQFTVGAQIALSESDASHITVLRLGVGERVGLRDGAGHIASGTLVRLGRRNALVEVDRIAEVPPPLPIHLLVPVADRDRMLWLAEKAAELNVASWRPVLWHRSRSVSPRGDGPTFRNKVRTRMTSALLQSRSAWLPEIFPEATPERAMAASPEGSRVVLEASGRAFGAMDVSEPMVVAVGPEGGLDAEELDGLQAAGFRLASIGHSILRFETAAVAGVAVARALLEAKLISDR, from the coding sequence ATGACCGATTCCGATCGGGCAGCGTTCTATTCGGAAGATCAGTTCACAGTTGGGGCGCAGATCGCGCTATCGGAGAGCGACGCGTCGCACATTACGGTGCTGCGTCTTGGCGTCGGGGAACGCGTCGGCCTTCGCGACGGGGCGGGCCATATCGCGTCGGGGACACTTGTCCGGCTCGGCCGCAGGAATGCACTGGTTGAGGTCGACCGGATCGCCGAGGTGCCGCCGCCGCTACCGATTCACCTGCTGGTTCCAGTCGCGGACCGCGACCGGATGCTATGGCTCGCCGAGAAGGCCGCCGAGCTCAATGTCGCGAGCTGGCGTCCGGTATTGTGGCACCGGTCGCGGAGTGTGTCGCCGCGCGGAGATGGTCCGACTTTCCGGAACAAGGTACGTACGCGAATGACGTCCGCCTTGCTTCAGTCGCGGTCGGCGTGGCTGCCCGAGATATTTCCCGAAGCGACGCCGGAGCGCGCGATGGCCGCGTCTCCTGAGGGATCGCGTGTGGTCCTCGAAGCGAGCGGGCGGGCGTTCGGCGCCATGGACGTCTCGGAACCGATGGTGGTGGCAGTGGGGCCCGAAGGGGGCCTGGACGCGGAAGAGCTGGATGGCCTTCAGGCTGCCGGATTCAGGCTCGCATCGATCGGCCACTCGATCCTGCGGTTCGAGACGGCGGCCGTCGCCGGTGTCGCCGTGGCCCGCGCGTTGCTGGAAGCGAAACTCATCTCAGACCGGTAA
- the dnaJ gene encoding molecular chaperone DnaJ, with amino-acid sequence MADYYETLGVPRAASDDDIKKAYRKLAMQFHPDRNNGSSESEEKFKEITEAYDVLRDGNKRAAYDRYGEAGLKGGGFGGFHHVDLSEALNIFMRDLGGMGGFNDLFGRRSSAAETRTGSDIRITLGLTLQEVATGVEKPVTIKLLNPCDYCKGTGAEPGTNVSTCPTCKGAGEVRRAQQSFFGPVVSVSVCPNCAGDGKVVASPCKKCRGEGRLRSEEQVNIKVPAGVATGQYMTLRGVGNAGPRGGPRGDILVVFEVDEDERFERDGEDLLTEVLVTYPQLALGADVDVPTVTASVTLRIPAGTQSGQVMHLRGRGLPRINASGTGDLHVRLQLWTPDVMSEEEATLLRRLYEIRPLAPARRERGFWAKVKESLGA; translated from the coding sequence ATGGCAGACTATTACGAAACACTCGGAGTCCCGCGCGCAGCGTCGGACGACGACATCAAGAAGGCATATCGCAAGCTGGCGATGCAGTTCCACCCGGACCGCAACAACGGCTCGTCGGAATCAGAGGAGAAGTTCAAGGAGATCACCGAAGCGTATGACGTGCTGCGCGATGGCAACAAGCGCGCAGCGTACGATCGGTATGGCGAGGCCGGCCTCAAGGGCGGTGGCTTCGGGGGTTTCCACCATGTGGACCTCTCGGAAGCGCTCAACATCTTCATGCGCGATCTGGGCGGGATGGGCGGCTTCAACGATCTGTTCGGTCGTAGAAGCAGCGCCGCTGAGACGCGCACCGGCTCCGACATTCGCATCACCCTCGGACTCACACTCCAGGAAGTAGCGACGGGAGTCGAGAAGCCCGTCACGATCAAGCTGTTGAATCCCTGCGACTACTGCAAAGGCACCGGCGCCGAGCCTGGCACGAACGTGAGTACGTGTCCTACGTGCAAGGGTGCGGGTGAAGTGCGTCGGGCGCAGCAATCGTTCTTCGGTCCCGTCGTGAGCGTGTCGGTGTGCCCCAACTGCGCCGGTGATGGCAAGGTAGTCGCGTCGCCGTGCAAGAAGTGTCGCGGTGAGGGGCGCCTCCGCTCGGAAGAGCAGGTCAACATCAAGGTTCCGGCAGGAGTCGCGACGGGTCAGTACATGACTCTGCGCGGTGTCGGTAACGCCGGCCCGCGAGGCGGCCCGCGCGGCGACATCCTCGTCGTGTTCGAGGTCGATGAGGACGAGCGCTTCGAGCGCGACGGCGAGGATCTGCTCACCGAAGTGCTCGTCACGTATCCACAACTCGCACTCGGCGCCGACGTCGATGTTCCGACTGTTACCGCATCGGTCACGTTGCGCATACCTGCGGGAACTCAAAGCGGTCAGGTGATGCACCTGCGCGGACGCGGACTTCCGCGCATCAACGCATCGGGCACCGGCGACCTGCACGTGCGGTTGCAACTCTGGACTCCCGACGTGATGAGCGAAGAAGAGGCCACGCTGCTTCGCCGCCTTTACGAAATTCGCCCTCTGGCGCCAGCAAGACGCGAGCGCGGATTCTGGGCCAAGGTCAAGGAATCGCTCGGCGCGTGA
- a CDS encoding GatB/YqeY domain-containing protein, producing MSLLGDKLQADLNAARKAQDKGAVLLLGTILSDVKNKRIELRAEPTDDDVLDVLRKGIKRRRESVEMYDKGNRPDLAEKERAEVAALEKYLPAQASEDEIRAAVRAAITAGAASMGPLMGRVNPQFKGKADGSVISRIAKEELAKV from the coding sequence ATGTCGCTGCTCGGCGACAAACTGCAGGCCGACCTCAATGCTGCGCGCAAGGCGCAGGACAAGGGCGCGGTGCTGCTGCTGGGGACCATACTGTCGGACGTCAAGAACAAGCGCATAGAACTTCGCGCCGAGCCAACTGACGACGACGTACTCGACGTGCTGCGCAAGGGCATCAAGCGCAGGCGCGAATCGGTCGAGATGTACGACAAGGGGAACCGCCCCGATCTCGCCGAGAAGGAGCGCGCGGAGGTGGCCGCCCTGGAGAAGTATCTACCAGCGCAGGCCAGCGAAGACGAAATCCGCGCAGCGGTGCGCGCCGCGATCACTGCCGGCGCCGCATCCATGGGACCGTTGATGGGCCGCGTGAATCCGCAATTCAAGGGAAAGGCCGACGGCAGCGTCATCAGCCGCATCGCCAAGGAAGAGCTGGCGAAGGTATAG
- a CDS encoding DMT family protein — protein MLTIFRSVIFRTAGLLVCSNVFMTFAWYAHLKNLEAKPWYVAALVSWGIALFEYMLQVPANRIGYTTLTLGQLKIMQEVITLSVFVPFAYFYMDQPLKMDYLWAALCIVGAVFFVFRGH, from the coding sequence ATGCTCACGATTTTCAGGTCGGTGATCTTCCGGACTGCCGGATTGTTGGTGTGCTCCAACGTATTCATGACGTTCGCCTGGTACGCCCACCTCAAGAATCTCGAAGCCAAGCCGTGGTACGTCGCGGCTCTCGTCAGCTGGGGGATCGCACTGTTCGAGTACATGCTGCAGGTGCCGGCGAATCGAATCGGATACACCACACTCACTCTCGGCCAGCTCAAGATCATGCAGGAAGTGATAACGCTGAGCGTGTTCGTGCCGTTCGCGTACTTCTACATGGACCAGCCGCTCAAGATGGACTACCTCTGGGCAGCGCTGTGTATCGTGGGGGCGGTGTTCTTCGTGTTCAGAGGGCACTGA
- a CDS encoding 50S ribosomal protein L11 methyltransferase codes for MSTEWRAVRVEQCADRDAVMSALFAAGSQGVHEDGDALVTHFPPDFDTAIVVTAVHDTDPSAVVTTTVVPAVDWSEWRANVDAHHVGGLVVTPPWRAAEFDPATTIVIDPAMAFGTGEHPTTRGMLRLMQRTIRAGDSVADLGAGSAVLSIAAAKLGATRVAAIEIDDGAEGSAIENIRVNGVESAIRYLVGDATVLLALVAPVRVILANIVSSVLMELLADMAGSLTPDGVALLSGILVEERDIMTSAIVRAGFRVEAEDAEGDWLSILAGRVS; via the coding sequence GTGAGCACGGAATGGCGCGCGGTTCGTGTCGAGCAGTGCGCCGATCGCGATGCGGTGATGAGCGCGCTGTTCGCAGCCGGCTCGCAGGGCGTCCACGAAGACGGTGACGCCCTCGTCACGCATTTTCCGCCGGACTTCGATACCGCAATCGTTGTCACGGCGGTGCACGACACTGACCCGTCCGCGGTCGTCACGACAACGGTCGTGCCCGCGGTGGACTGGAGCGAGTGGCGCGCAAATGTCGACGCACACCACGTTGGAGGCCTTGTCGTAACGCCGCCCTGGCGCGCGGCAGAGTTCGATCCGGCGACTACCATCGTGATCGATCCTGCGATGGCGTTCGGCACTGGCGAACATCCAACCACGCGTGGAATGCTTCGTCTCATGCAGCGCACGATCCGCGCGGGCGATTCCGTAGCCGATCTCGGCGCCGGCAGCGCCGTGCTGTCGATTGCTGCCGCCAAGCTCGGCGCAACGCGTGTTGCGGCTATCGAAATCGACGACGGCGCCGAAGGCTCCGCGATCGAGAACATTCGCGTGAACGGCGTGGAAAGTGCGATCCGATATCTGGTTGGTGACGCGACGGTGTTGCTCGCGCTCGTCGCGCCGGTCCGTGTGATTCTCGCGAACATCGTCTCATCCGTGCTGATGGAATTGCTTGCAGACATGGCAGGGTCGCTCACGCCAGATGGAGTTGCGTTGTTGAGCGGGATCCTGGTCGAGGAGCGCGATATCATGACCAGCGCGATTGTACGTGCCGGCTTTCGCGTCGAAGCTGAAGATGCGGAAGGCGACTGGTTGAGCATCCTCGCCGGTCGTGTTTCATGA
- a CDS encoding endonuclease MutS2: MNNHALSVLEFHRVLDVVAERATSAEGAERVRALRPTTDRAWIEREQSRVFAARSLIASEARWAPHAIPAARRALERLRVENAALAAADFILIRALLRSSRLTLDSLADPRLPIAARAVLEPVTSRLLRDTQAEAAIDRVLSDEGDVRDSASPKLRGIRRELRHAESDLVALLERLMTRLDPSQQVPDMSVTVRNGRYVIPVRREGRATVGGIVHDASSTGGTLFIEPPAAVEAGNRMRELASEETIEIERILFELGDTLRPTHPGLADAFDALADLDSLYARGRMALEFNAAPVTLRDPTEGFDIIGGRHPLLLAQGARVVPFDLSLGESERTFLISGPNTGGKTVLIKAIALLSLCTQAGIPPTVGEGSGIAIYDEIYADIGDEQSIAASLSTFSAHVRNLREILAGATDRSLIIIDELGSGTDPVEGAALGGAVLESLTARNARTVATTHLGALKQLAVEDVGIVNGSLQFDAIELAPTYRLIKGIPGQSYGLSIARRLGVPAEVLERAEARLPVGERDVNVLLADLEARDAALAEREREAEVIANDARERARRVAEREHNAGVRERESERRAREESRRYLLAARREIENTIRSLKKSESPEETARDARRHVEELAKEQTRQLDRLDERERTTPPNRDGRTTEPPSVGDHVAVASLGGRIGQLMEMRDDNAIVAVGTLKLSLPLSDLTRAQRPAPALAVSIRGDAPEAHVASEIDLRGMRVGEVEGIVMHAVDNAVRADMKALRIIHGKGTGALRERIAEMLQKEPRVANFRLGAWNEGGAGVTVVELA; this comes from the coding sequence ATGAATAACCACGCCCTCTCCGTCCTGGAATTCCACCGCGTCCTCGACGTGGTCGCCGAGCGCGCCACGTCGGCGGAGGGGGCGGAGCGCGTCCGCGCGCTCAGGCCCACCACCGACAGGGCCTGGATCGAGCGAGAGCAGTCCCGGGTGTTCGCGGCAAGGTCTCTCATAGCCAGCGAGGCCCGCTGGGCGCCACACGCCATACCGGCTGCGCGACGCGCACTGGAACGACTTCGCGTCGAGAATGCCGCGCTGGCCGCCGCCGACTTCATCCTGATCCGGGCGCTTCTCCGAAGCTCTCGGCTCACTCTGGATTCGCTGGCGGATCCGCGGCTCCCCATTGCGGCGCGTGCAGTGCTCGAACCGGTAACCTCGCGTCTGCTGCGCGACACGCAGGCGGAAGCGGCCATCGATCGCGTCCTGAGCGACGAGGGAGACGTACGCGATAGCGCGTCGCCGAAATTGCGTGGAATACGGCGCGAGCTGCGACATGCGGAGTCGGATCTCGTTGCACTGCTCGAACGCCTGATGACGCGACTCGATCCCAGTCAGCAGGTCCCCGACATGTCGGTGACGGTTCGCAACGGGCGATATGTGATTCCCGTGCGTCGCGAAGGCCGCGCGACGGTCGGTGGAATCGTGCACGACGCTTCATCCACCGGCGGTACGTTGTTCATCGAACCGCCCGCGGCCGTCGAAGCGGGCAACCGCATGCGCGAGCTGGCGTCCGAGGAGACGATCGAGATCGAGCGCATACTCTTCGAGTTGGGTGACACGCTTCGTCCGACTCATCCGGGGCTGGCGGACGCGTTCGACGCACTCGCGGACCTGGATTCCCTGTACGCGCGCGGCCGAATGGCGCTGGAGTTCAATGCCGCGCCGGTCACACTCCGCGATCCAACGGAAGGCTTCGACATCATAGGCGGGCGGCACCCGTTGCTGCTCGCGCAGGGTGCACGCGTCGTTCCGTTCGATCTGTCGCTCGGCGAGTCGGAGCGCACCTTTCTGATTTCCGGACCTAATACCGGAGGCAAGACGGTTCTGATCAAGGCGATCGCGCTGCTTTCGCTCTGTACACAGGCCGGGATCCCGCCGACGGTCGGAGAGGGAAGCGGTATTGCGATCTACGACGAGATCTACGCGGACATAGGTGACGAGCAATCGATAGCTGCGAGTCTCTCGACTTTCTCGGCGCACGTCAGGAATCTGCGCGAGATTCTGGCCGGTGCGACTGATCGATCGCTCATCATCATAGACGAGCTTGGATCCGGAACCGATCCTGTCGAGGGCGCTGCGCTCGGCGGTGCCGTCCTCGAATCGCTGACCGCTCGCAACGCTCGTACGGTCGCGACGACGCACTTGGGAGCGCTCAAGCAGCTGGCCGTCGAAGACGTCGGGATCGTGAACGGATCGTTGCAGTTCGACGCGATCGAGCTGGCGCCGACGTACCGATTGATCAAGGGAATTCCGGGCCAGTCGTACGGTTTAAGTATCGCGCGCAGGTTAGGGGTTCCAGCAGAAGTGCTCGAGCGCGCCGAGGCGCGGCTGCCGGTGGGTGAGCGTGATGTGAACGTATTGCTCGCGGACCTCGAGGCGCGTGACGCGGCACTCGCCGAACGAGAGCGCGAAGCTGAGGTGATCGCGAACGACGCGCGGGAGCGCGCGCGCAGAGTCGCGGAGCGCGAGCACAATGCCGGTGTGCGTGAGCGCGAATCCGAGCGTCGTGCGCGTGAGGAGTCGCGCAGATATCTGCTCGCCGCGCGCCGAGAGATCGAAAATACGATTCGGTCGCTCAAGAAGTCGGAGAGTCCCGAAGAAACGGCGCGCGATGCACGACGCCACGTCGAGGAGCTTGCGAAGGAGCAGACGCGCCAGCTCGATCGGCTGGACGAGCGGGAGCGGACGACACCGCCAAATCGTGATGGACGCACGACTGAGCCGCCGTCGGTTGGCGATCATGTTGCGGTCGCAAGCCTCGGCGGACGGATAGGGCAGCTCATGGAGATGCGCGATGACAATGCAATCGTCGCAGTTGGAACGCTCAAGCTGAGCCTCCCGCTATCCGATCTGACGCGCGCGCAGCGACCCGCGCCGGCGCTTGCCGTGAGCATTCGCGGCGACGCGCCCGAAGCCCACGTCGCAAGCGAGATCGACCTGCGCGGCATGCGCGTTGGTGAAGTCGAAGGGATAGTAATGCACGCCGTAGACAATGCCGTCCGCGCCGACATGAAGGCGCTGCGCATCATTCACGGAAAGGGAACCGGCGCATTGCGCGAGCGGATCGCCGAGATGCTTCAGAAGGAGCCACGCGTGGCGAATTTCCGGCTCGGTGCGTGGAACGAGGGCGGCGCCGGTGTGACGGTGGTGGAGCTGGCATGA